In Brachypodium distachyon strain Bd21 chromosome 5, Brachypodium_distachyon_v3.0, whole genome shotgun sequence, the genomic window AAAGAAGGTGGGGCATCATGGTGTGTCAGAGGAAGTGAAGGAAAGAGGAAAGAAAGGAGGAGTGAGATTTTTTAGCTATTCATTAGATTAATGCTCACTGGGCAGGTTAGTTGCAAGAATTTCCCACACGCATGTTTCTATGAAAACTACTAATTACTGTCATGAATGCAGTTTTCATTTTGACAGAAAAGAGAATACACAAGTACTGGTCACATACCCAATTATGCTGAGGCTTGTAATGAAAAATTCAGGAAGGACAATGATTGAAAGGGGAATAAGTATCCATTTCTTCAGAACTTCTGCAACTCCAATGGTGATAGCCCTGTTTCTTCCGAATACTAGAATTATGGATATGTTCCAGGCGAATGCAGATACTTCATCTGAGAAAAATATCCTTGAACGAGCAACCTATTTAAGAAATTGTGCAGAGTATAAGAGGACATACAGAACATGTCATGTTTATTTGGTTTGGAAAGAACATACCGTTAGTCCTAAATTGAATGTAAGCTTCTTGTAGTTACCAAGTTCCGTTGGCAATCCTCCCGTTCAACCCTGCACATTCTGTGACCAGCTCTGTCAGATTGCCCAACACACCCATATATAGATGTTGGGGTTCAGTGTTGAAGTTGTTCTCTGATATATTCGATTCCTACAAGCTTATGAGACCACCAGTCGACAAATCAATGGTGCTTGTGAACTTGTACAGTTGTACTCAGGAAGTCAAAGTACTTCTAGGCTTCTAGCCACTTCAGGTTAGCAATGTCTTCTGGAATGCTTCGCATGAAATCATCTTGTCCCAAAATTAGCAGCTCCTGATTTTTCCATTTGACCAATCTCCAAGGTTATTGCGGCCCAACAAAACTGCTTGACTTTCTAACATATCGATCCACTGAAGTTACTCATCATTATATGAAAAACTGCCAGTACCAGGCCCATCCAGTGTGTCCATCTGTAGGTCCAGTAGCTCCAGATTCTGCAGAACTGACAGctctggaggaagaagaaattcAGGGATGTGAGCAATTGCAGGTTTCAGTTCTCCAGGAAATAGGGTTTTGTCAAACATCATTCCTTTCAGCATATTCAAATCACATAAATGGACAATCAGGGGCCCAGTAAGCTGGTCATTGTTCAAACCCAGAAACAGAACCACATATCATTACAGTATGACAAGAGTTTGATATGTCCAATGCAATGACCCCAAAATGAGATATCTCACGTGCTGCAGAACAGCAAGAAACGTTaatcctttttaattaatTCTTGAGAATGAACTAACAACCAGAGTTCATTTGTTCGAACCAGGTAAGATGTTCAATCAAATGGTTTGCTTATGTTTTGACTGATGTAGAAGCTCAAAACTTATCTATGCTCCCAACTGTGCCAAAAGAGGAAATACATCAATGCCTATCAATCATCTCCTACTTGGGGAGCTTCATATTATATCCTTAGTTCTCTACTCTGCACTTTACAATTTTGAACATTTGATCGTAGAACTATACATGCATAGTCTCAAGGAAGCTGAAGTTGTTACTCAAAGCAAATATGAAAACAGAAGATGATGCAGCAGCTGTATGTATCTATCTCTGCACAAACAGAAACCTTGTACCTTCAAGTAGGACATATATGACAGAGAACCCAAGCTGCTAGAGTTGATGTGGAAGAAACTACCTAGAGTTGACACCATCTCCTCAAACTAATAAAGATTTAATAGTCTAGGAATCAAACAATTTAGTATGATTCTTCATGGTAGGCAGATACACATGCTTAATCGATGGAAAGTAGTACAGTGAGCTCCATGTAACTGTAAGCCCAATGAAGGTGCAGGAATGACAAACAAGCAAGCATGCCCATCCTACTTGAATCGACACCGCAGCATGAGCGCAAGTTCTGAAATGTTGGTCGGTTATCACTTATCAGTCCCAGGCTCCCAGCTCGATCTAGTCACGATCACTGCCAGTGGTGatgtctgttttttttaggggagtGGTGATGTCTGTTGAACTGAAGGTTCAACTGTTCAAGGGATGACGCCTACCTGACCTCAGCCTCTTGCGGGGGAGGAAGGGAAGAGAGTGAGCCGCCAAGCCCCAGTGAGGCTCCGCTTACCTTACATTGGACGGATGGGTCGCTGCCGGCGGCACCGTCGCCCTGATTTCTTGCGCAAATTTTTAGACGCTCCTTGATTTGAAcgattttttaaacatagaaaGAGATTGTAAATGTCCTGCCATCTTAAAAGAATTATGGGGTCGAAATTTTGTATAGACAAACGTAGTGCAAATGAACTCTGAAGAGAAATTCCTCCATGGATACAAGAAAATTCCCGAGGATTACAGACTTCCTAAGGTCACATAATTTGATTCGATAAAGATGTCCTGCCTAGCTATACGGACAATTAAGACTGAACATGACGAAAAAGATGAACCTTGTCCTTGTGCATCATGGATTATATTGGCATGAGCATCCTTGAAGGATGGTAGGGTGTCCTTTAGGATCTCGTCAGCACATCATTATCCTTTAGCATCTCGTCTGCACCATATCTCCACATTTCCAATGAAGGATGGTTGGAGTGTGCTTTCACCATGCTTTCAAAAGAGACCTCCACAACCTGCACATCTGCAGCCCTCGAGCTCCTGCAATCTATAGCGACCTCGAGCTCAGCAAGGCAGGAGAGATGCTGGATGCCAATATCATCGAAACCACAACGACCGCCACTTGCTGATTTGATCTCCTTCAGCCTAATGTCAATGTAAAGCTTCCTGACATTCGACATAGCCCCCGCTTCAAACATAAACTCTCTAGCACACAAGATGAACTTGAACATCTGTAACTGTTGAAATCCTCCACTATTGCTGCTACTGATGACGACGGGTTCTAAGACAGATGGCACAGTGAATTCGAGCAGATTAGGTATTCTTCCAACCATCTCAACAACATGTTGCCCTACTGACTCTCCAAAGACAGTCAACTTTTCTAGGTTGGCAAGTGAAGCATCCATTTGGTAGTCCAAGATAGTTGCCCGGACACAGAATAATCTTTCGAATGCTTTTGAGAGCAGGGAAGAAGAACGGATGACCCGCTATCAAGGTTCCAGAATCCTTTTCTCCCAAACAAAACTCAATAGAGAGGTTGTGAAGCTTTAATCTGTCCAGtttacaaagagaggacactatcatttcctttttcttataGGTTGCTTTATCAAAGTCATCATATTCCAAACGAACATTCAGTTTCATCAGACTTATCAGTTTGCCAAGCTCTTCCACAAACTTCACTGATTGCTTGAAGATGTCTATATAATTCCCAAACTCTTGCAACTTGTCCATGTTTCCAATGCAATCAGGAAATTTAGTACATCCTGGAACAAATAGCCGTGCCAGCCGTTTCAGACGCGTAACCGATTCAGGCAGCTCAACAAGATCTGAGGAGGAAATGTCTAGTATTTCTAGATACATCAAGTCTCCAAT contains:
- the LOC112268580 gene encoding uncharacterized protein LOC112268580 yields the protein MDASLANLEKLTVFGESVGQHVVEMVGRIPNLLEFTVPSVLEPVVISSSNSGGFQQLQMFKFILCAREFMFEAGAMSNVRKLYIDIRLKEIKSASGGRCGFDDIGIQHLSCLAELEVAIDCRSSRAADVQVVEVSFESMVKAHSNHPSLEMWRYGADEMLKDNDVLTRS